Below is a window of Candidatus Krumholzibacteriia bacterium DNA.
CGAGGTGCCGGGCCAGGCTCGTGTCCCACTCCGGCCGCCACCAGTTGAAGCTGCGCGCGTGGTAGGGGCACGCGGCCATGCAGTAACGGCATCCGAGACAGCGGTCGACCACCTGCGACACCACCCCGGTCTCGGGATCCAGATCGACGGCGGTCTGCGGGCAGACCATCGCGCAGGGGGTGTGGTGCTGACAGTGCTGACACATGATCGGCACGAAGACCTCGTCGACCTCACCACCCTGCTGGTGCACGACACGATCGACGCGCAGGGGCAGGATGGACTTGCGTGGGCCCGCCTCGGCCGGCGGAACGGCACAGTTGTTCTCGATCGCGCAGGCGACCGAACACGCTCCACATCCGTCGCATCGATCCAGGTCGATCAGCAGGGTGTAGCGGTGACGACGTGCTTCCATCACGACACCTCCAGGGCGTGGATCACGGGAGGAGCCTCGCTCCGCGGATCGAGGTCCAGGACTTCGAGTGCGGTCGGCTCCGGCGCCCGCTCCGGGTCCCCGAAGGACTCGGGGCCGAACCCGCAGCCGGCGAGCACGTGGCCACGCCGGACGGCAGCGTCCGCGAACACGACGACATCGAGCCGACCGGCCGATG
It encodes the following:
- a CDS encoding 4Fe-4S dicluster domain-containing protein, with the translated sequence MEARRHRYTLLIDLDRCDGCGACSVACAIENNCAVPPAEAGPRKSILPLRVDRVVHQQGGEVDEVFVPIMCQHCQHHTPCAMVCPQTAVDLDPETGVVSQVVDRCLGCRYCMAACPYHARSFNWWRPEWDTSLARHL